Proteins from a single region of Dyadobacter fanqingshengii:
- the secA gene encoding preprotein translocase subunit SecA, which yields MFKIFSKLFGTKSERDLKELTPYVDKVSAEYALLASLTNDELRAKSEGLKQHISDNLKSIDDQIAVLRQQAADEPNVDSKEAIFKKIDALDLDRNKELERILLDILPEAFAIVKETARRFKENDKLEVTASFFDREVATKKSHVVIEGDKAYWNTTWDVIGQPIKWNMLHYDVQLIGGVVLHQGKIAEMATGEGKTLVATLPAFLNALAGNGVHIVTVNDYLAKRDAEWNAPLFEFHGMSVDCIDRHQPNTIARRNAYKASLTYGTNNEFGFDYLRDNMSRTPEELVQRKHHFAMVDEVDSVLIDDARTPLIISGPVPRGDEQEYLELKPRVSRIVEAQKKLAMDFLNDARKKIAAGDKKEGALSLFRAHRGMPKYKPLIKYLSESGIKALMQESESIYLAENQKLMPVADEPLYFTIDERHNSIELTEKGIDFLTGESEESNFFILPDIAVDLDVIEKDTSLNEQERIIRKEALIRDYSIKTARIHTVNQLLKAFTLFEKDVEYVIMDGKVKIVDEQTGRIMDGRRYSDGLHQAIEAKENVRVEDATQTYATVTLQNYFRMYHKLAGMTGTAETEAGEFWEIYKLDVVSIPTNVNAVRKDHEDKVYRSVREKYNAVTDEIVELVEAGRPVLVGTTSVENSEIISRMLTLRKIQHQVLNAKQHQREAEVVTEAGKPGTVTIATNMAGRGTDIKLTPESKQAGGLAIIGTERHESRRVDRQLRGRSGRQGDPGSSQFFVSLEDNLMRLFGSDRMAKVMDRMGLEEGEVIQSGMITKSIERAQKKVEENNFGMRKRLLEYDDVMNYQRDAIYTRRRNALFGERLAVDIANTLYDVCDELVSSANSYAELELAVITTLGMEVPYSESEYGSLKPADRSQKLYSAAEKQYQDKNSGIAEKALPVLSSINAERGATISEIMIPFSDGIRQTGVVVGLKKAIENGGKEITNEMEKAIVLSLIDQEWKEHLREMDDLKQSVQNAVFEQKDPLLIYKFESVELFKRFLSKVNFDMISFLMKADIPQEEAVPATAVQQTVRRPAPAPALHTNREEDFDAELDGGPNEYARNMESTTKAQPVRTIKIADRNQKVSVQYRDGRILRDVKFKKVEQEVKNGDCVVIE from the coding sequence ATGTTTAAAATATTTTCAAAGCTGTTCGGCACAAAATCAGAACGGGATTTAAAAGAGTTAACTCCGTACGTTGATAAAGTCAGTGCCGAATATGCGCTCCTGGCTTCCTTAACCAATGATGAACTCCGGGCAAAATCCGAAGGTCTGAAACAACATATTTCCGACAACCTTAAATCCATCGACGATCAGATCGCTGTTTTGAGACAACAAGCTGCTGATGAACCGAATGTGGATAGCAAAGAAGCGATTTTCAAGAAGATTGATGCGCTGGACCTGGATCGTAATAAAGAATTGGAAAGGATTCTTTTGGATATTTTGCCAGAAGCCTTTGCTATTGTTAAAGAAACGGCCCGGCGTTTTAAAGAGAATGACAAGCTGGAAGTTACCGCGTCGTTCTTCGATAGAGAAGTTGCTACGAAAAAGTCCCATGTTGTCATTGAAGGTGACAAGGCATACTGGAACACAACCTGGGATGTAATTGGCCAGCCTATTAAGTGGAATATGCTGCATTACGATGTGCAGCTGATCGGTGGTGTGGTTTTACACCAGGGGAAAATCGCCGAAATGGCAACGGGTGAAGGTAAAACGCTTGTTGCAACGCTTCCTGCATTCCTAAATGCATTGGCCGGAAACGGCGTCCACATTGTAACCGTGAACGATTACCTGGCCAAACGGGATGCGGAATGGAATGCGCCTCTTTTTGAATTCCACGGAATGAGCGTCGATTGCATCGACCGTCACCAGCCTAACACCATTGCCCGCCGCAACGCATATAAAGCATCGTTAACTTACGGAACCAACAACGAATTTGGTTTCGACTATCTCCGTGACAACATGTCACGTACACCGGAAGAGCTTGTTCAGCGGAAGCACCATTTCGCTATGGTCGATGAGGTCGATTCCGTTTTGATAGATGATGCACGTACTCCATTGATCATTAGCGGACCGGTTCCGCGTGGTGATGAGCAGGAATATCTGGAATTGAAGCCGCGCGTTTCGAGGATCGTTGAAGCGCAGAAAAAACTGGCCATGGATTTCCTGAATGACGCCAGAAAGAAAATTGCGGCCGGTGATAAAAAAGAAGGAGCATTATCATTGTTCCGTGCACACCGCGGGATGCCCAAATACAAGCCTTTGATCAAATACCTGAGTGAATCTGGTATTAAGGCGCTGATGCAGGAATCAGAGTCTATTTATCTGGCTGAAAATCAGAAATTGATGCCGGTGGCCGATGAGCCGCTTTATTTTACAATCGACGAGCGTCATAACAGCATTGAATTAACAGAAAAAGGAATCGATTTTCTTACCGGCGAATCGGAAGAGTCCAATTTCTTCATCCTGCCCGACATAGCGGTTGATCTGGATGTGATAGAAAAAGATACGTCGCTGAATGAGCAGGAGCGCATTATCAGGAAAGAAGCATTAATCCGCGATTATTCCATAAAAACAGCTCGTATCCACACGGTTAATCAGCTTTTGAAAGCATTTACGCTTTTTGAAAAAGATGTGGAATATGTGATCATGGACGGAAAGGTTAAGATCGTCGATGAGCAGACGGGTCGTATTATGGACGGTCGTCGTTATTCCGATGGTTTGCACCAGGCCATCGAAGCGAAAGAGAATGTGCGCGTAGAAGATGCAACACAAACTTACGCGACGGTTACATTGCAGAATTACTTCCGTATGTATCACAAGCTGGCCGGTATGACCGGAACGGCGGAGACAGAAGCGGGCGAATTCTGGGAAATCTACAAATTGGATGTTGTTTCGATCCCTACCAATGTCAATGCGGTTCGGAAAGATCATGAAGATAAAGTTTACCGTTCGGTGCGTGAGAAATACAATGCGGTAACAGATGAAATCGTAGAGCTTGTAGAAGCCGGACGACCTGTTTTGGTGGGTACAACTTCGGTTGAGAATTCGGAGATCATCAGCCGGATGCTTACATTGAGAAAAATCCAGCATCAGGTTTTGAATGCCAAACAACACCAGCGTGAAGCGGAAGTGGTGACAGAAGCCGGTAAGCCGGGAACTGTCACCATTGCGACGAACATGGCCGGTCGTGGTACGGATATTAAATTGACACCGGAATCAAAACAAGCAGGCGGGCTTGCCATCATTGGTACGGAGCGCCATGAAAGCCGTCGTGTAGACAGGCAGCTGCGCGGTCGTTCAGGTCGTCAGGGTGACCCCGGTTCATCGCAGTTCTTTGTTTCATTGGAGGATAATCTCATGCGTTTGTTCGGTTCTGACCGGATGGCGAAGGTGATGGACCGAATGGGACTGGAAGAAGGTGAAGTGATCCAGAGTGGGATGATCACCAAATCCATTGAACGTGCGCAGAAAAAAGTGGAGGAAAACAACTTTGGCATGCGTAAGCGTCTCCTGGAATACGATGACGTGATGAACTATCAGCGTGACGCCATTTATACACGTCGCCGCAATGCATTGTTCGGAGAACGTTTGGCAGTTGACATTGCCAATACACTATATGATGTTTGTGACGAGCTGGTAAGCTCAGCAAATTCTTATGCAGAGCTTGAACTGGCTGTGATCACCACATTGGGTATGGAAGTGCCTTACAGTGAGTCGGAATATGGATCGTTGAAGCCTGCGGACCGTTCGCAAAAACTTTATAGCGCCGCTGAAAAGCAATATCAGGACAAAAATTCAGGCATAGCGGAAAAGGCGTTGCCGGTTTTGAGTTCGATTAATGCGGAGCGTGGTGCAACCATTTCCGAGATCATGATTCCTTTCAGCGACGGAATCCGTCAGACCGGCGTTGTGGTTGGCTTGAAAAAAGCAATTGAAAATGGTGGAAAAGAGATCACGAACGAAATGGAAAAAGCCATTGTGCTTTCGCTGATCGACCAGGAATGGAAGGAGCATTTGCGTGAAATGGATGATTTGAAACAATCCGTTCAGAATGCTGTATTTGAACAAAAAGATCCTTTGTTGATCTATAAATTCGAATCGGTCGAGCTGTTTAAACGCTTCCTGAGCAAAGTGAATTTTGATATGATCTCCTTCTTAATGAAGGCGGATATTCCTCAGGAAGAGGCAGTTCCGGCTACTGCGGTGCAACAAACCGTGCGTCGCCCGGCTCCGGCCCCTGCATTGCATACCAACCGTGAAGAAGACTTCGATGCTGAACTGGACGGTGGCCCTAACGAGTACGCTCGCAACATGGAGTCGACAACCAAAGCGCAGCCTGTTCGCACCATTAAAATCGCCGACAGGAACCAGAAAGTGTCTGTTCAGTATCGCGATGGGCGGATTTTGCGTGATGTAAAATTCAAGAAAGTAGAGCAGGAAGTAAAAAACGGAGACTGCGTTGTGATCGAATAA
- a CDS encoding phosphatidylserine decarboxylase family protein, translated as MRLHKEGYTIMAITAIILILINLGIHYMLPDGFWIPRLVLIGSVIVFLLVVQFFRVPKRVVHKSDRQIVAPCDGKVVVIEEVVESEYFNGPRRQISIFMSPLNVHINWNPISGVIQYFKYHPGLYLVAWHPKSSTDNERTTVVIKTIEGIEILFRQIAGAAARRIRWYVKEGDQVEQSTEMGFIKFGSRVDIFLPLDADVKVNLQDKTVGSVTVLAELK; from the coding sequence ATGAGACTGCACAAAGAAGGCTACACCATCATGGCCATAACAGCCATTATATTGATACTGATAAACTTAGGGATACATTACATGCTTCCCGATGGTTTTTGGATCCCAAGATTGGTGTTGATTGGCAGTGTGATCGTCTTCCTCCTTGTCGTGCAGTTTTTCCGCGTTCCAAAGCGTGTGGTGCATAAAAGTGATAGACAAATTGTTGCGCCCTGTGACGGGAAAGTGGTTGTGATCGAAGAAGTGGTTGAAAGTGAGTATTTTAACGGCCCAAGGAGACAGATCAGCATTTTTATGTCTCCGCTGAATGTGCATATCAACTGGAACCCGATTAGCGGGGTGATCCAGTATTTCAAATATCATCCCGGACTTTATCTCGTGGCCTGGCACCCAAAGTCCAGCACGGATAATGAGCGCACAACCGTGGTTATTAAAACCATTGAAGGCATTGAGATATTATTCCGCCAGATTGCCGGCGCAGCCGCCCGCCGCATACGCTGGTATGTGAAGGAAGGCGATCAGGTTGAGCAGAGCACGGAAATGGGCTTTATCAAGTTTGGATCGCGTGTGGATATCTTCTTGCCGCTCGATGCCGACGTAAAGGTGAATTTACAGGACAAAACAGTGGGCAGCGTAACTGTGCTGGCAGAATTAAAATAA
- a CDS encoding rhomboid family intramembrane serine protease: MSITLILVIITSGISYYALNNYSLMEKLILNPYKVTQRNEYYRFVTSGFVHADFGHLIFNMLSLWFVGEGIERLFGMLFGPSGTFYFLFLYIVGIIVSDIPTFLKHRNNSKYNSLGASGGVSAVLFAAILYSPLMQVCLYFFICMPGFIFGLLFLGYSFYESKRGTSYVNHSAHMVGAIFGFIFMAVVYPSAVPGFLQQILSWRLF; the protein is encoded by the coding sequence ATGTCAATAACCCTCATACTCGTCATTATCACATCCGGCATCAGTTATTACGCATTGAACAATTATAGTTTAATGGAAAAGCTGATTCTTAATCCCTACAAAGTCACGCAGCGGAATGAATATTATCGCTTCGTTACATCGGGCTTTGTTCACGCCGATTTTGGGCATTTGATCTTTAATATGCTCAGTTTGTGGTTTGTAGGAGAAGGAATTGAAAGACTTTTCGGAATGCTGTTCGGGCCGAGCGGAACATTCTATTTCCTGTTCCTTTACATTGTCGGGATCATTGTTTCTGATATTCCCACATTTTTAAAACATAGGAATAATTCCAAATACAACTCTCTGGGTGCCTCTGGTGGCGTTTCAGCTGTTCTTTTTGCCGCGATCCTTTATTCTCCGTTAATGCAGGTTTGTCTGTATTTCTTTATCTGTATGCCCGGATTTATCTTTGGCTTGCTCTTTCTGGGATATTCATTTTATGAATCCAAGCGCGGAACAAGTTATGTGAACCACAGCGCGCACATGGTTGGGGCCATTTTCGGATTTATATTTATGGCCGTGGTTTATCCGAGCGCAGTTCCCGGGTTCTTGCAGCAAATTTTGAGCTGGCGATTATTTTAA
- a CDS encoding polyprenyl synthetase family protein gives MKPEQLLRTLQIEFEKQSYGEHPIELYEPIRYIMSLGGKRFRPLLTLLAASIYSDNWENAIKPAMAVEVFHNFTLMHDDIMDQAPLRRGKPTVHEKWNANTAILSGDVMLIKAYDLLLDIPAEKLRRVLERFNKTAAEVCEGQQLDMNFEIRWDVTEEEYLGMIRLKTSVLLGFALELGGIIGGADEESIQLLYSAGENMGIGFQLKDDLLDVYGDPDKFGKQVGGDIISNKKTFLLIEALSKADNGSKAELDRWIGLETFDKQKKVAAITAIYENLGIRAFTEQKIQEYFTKGLSSLHALKIDERRKEPLLQFAEQLVEREK, from the coding sequence ATTAAACCCGAACAATTACTGCGGACGCTGCAAATTGAATTTGAAAAGCAATCTTACGGCGAACATCCCATTGAGCTTTACGAGCCTATTCGCTACATTATGTCGCTTGGCGGGAAACGTTTCCGTCCGTTACTAACATTGCTTGCCGCTTCTATATATTCCGATAATTGGGAAAATGCCATTAAACCAGCCATGGCAGTAGAGGTTTTTCACAATTTCACATTAATGCACGACGACATTATGGACCAGGCCCCGCTGCGAAGAGGCAAGCCGACGGTTCATGAAAAATGGAATGCGAACACCGCGATTTTATCAGGAGATGTCATGTTAATAAAGGCTTACGACCTGTTACTGGACATTCCGGCCGAGAAGCTGCGCCGTGTTTTGGAGAGATTTAATAAAACAGCCGCAGAAGTTTGCGAAGGCCAGCAGCTGGATATGAATTTTGAAATCCGCTGGGACGTTACCGAAGAGGAATACCTGGGAATGATTCGCCTGAAAACGTCTGTTTTACTGGGTTTTGCATTGGAACTGGGCGGAATTATCGGTGGCGCAGATGAAGAATCCATTCAGCTTTTGTATTCGGCCGGCGAAAATATGGGGATTGGTTTTCAGCTGAAAGATGATCTTCTGGACGTTTACGGCGATCCTGACAAGTTTGGCAAGCAAGTGGGTGGAGATATTATTTCCAATAAGAAGACATTCTTACTCATTGAAGCTTTGTCCAAGGCCGATAATGGTTCCAAAGCCGAGCTGGATAGATGGATTGGTTTAGAGACTTTTGATAAGCAGAAAAAAGTGGCTGCTATAACTGCCATTTATGAAAATCTAGGCATCCGGGCGTTTACCGAACAGAAGATCCAGGAATATTTTACCAAAGGGCTTTCCAGCCTGCACGCACTAAAAATAGATGAAAGAAGAAAAGAACCATTGCTGCAATTTGCTGAGCAATTGGTAGAGCGAGAAAAATAA
- a CDS encoding aminotransferase class IV, with translation MPFHQYFNGEILPIDSPIFKTNDLGLLRGFGLFDYFRTYNGVPFRWNDYWQRFENSARLLKLTLPVTQQITEKVLADLHAMSGEQEVAFRFVLTGGYAPDSVHVVQPNFLIRTEPLPQDNPAGRLKGIKVLPYDYVRDLPEVKTTNYVHMVLMADELRRQQAADLLFHKDGEISELTRSNIFIFHGDKLITSDRNILKGITRKVVMELAKPHFEVEIRPVLYKEVILADEVFTTSTTKWVMPVVQIGDLPVGSGEAGKRTLLLQQLFEKLVTDWGK, from the coding sequence ATGCCCTTTCACCAATATTTCAACGGAGAAATCCTTCCTATCGACAGTCCGATTTTTAAAACCAATGATCTTGGATTGCTTCGTGGTTTTGGGCTTTTTGACTATTTCAGGACCTATAATGGCGTGCCTTTCCGTTGGAATGATTACTGGCAGCGCTTTGAAAATTCGGCCCGGCTGTTGAAACTCACATTGCCTGTAACGCAACAGATAACGGAGAAGGTGTTGGCCGACCTGCACGCTATGTCGGGTGAGCAGGAAGTCGCTTTTCGCTTTGTATTGACCGGCGGTTATGCGCCCGATAGCGTGCATGTTGTGCAGCCCAATTTCCTGATCCGGACAGAACCATTGCCTCAGGACAATCCTGCGGGACGGTTGAAAGGCATTAAAGTCCTGCCTTACGACTATGTCCGCGACTTGCCGGAAGTGAAGACGACGAATTACGTCCATATGGTTTTAATGGCCGACGAGCTGAGGCGTCAACAAGCTGCTGATTTGCTTTTCCATAAAGACGGCGAAATCAGTGAGCTGACGAGGAGCAACATTTTCATTTTTCACGGCGACAAGCTCATCACTTCGGATCGTAATATTTTGAAAGGCATTACAAGAAAAGTTGTGATGGAGCTTGCCAAGCCTCATTTTGAAGTAGAGATCAGGCCGGTATTGTATAAAGAAGTGATTTTGGCCGACGAAGTTTTCACAACCAGCACTACCAAATGGGTAATGCCCGTTGTGCAAATCGGCGATTTGCCCGTTGGCAGCGGGGAAGCTGGTAAAAGGACACTTCTCTTGCAGCAATTGTTCGAAAAACTGGTTACCGATTGGGGCAAATAA
- the thiL gene encoding thiamine-phosphate kinase: METRTEISSLGEFGLIKRINSGIKTTLPDTIRGIGDDAAVIDTGEEYGLLSSDLLLEGVHFDLTFFPLKHLGYKAISVNVSDIAAMNGIPRQVTVNLALSNRFSLEAIDELYEGMKVACADFNVDLVGGDTSSSRSGLLISVSVFGKVNKDKITYRNTAKPNDLLCVTGDLGGAYLGLQLLEREKQVFLANPEMQPELEGKDYVIQRQLRPEARMDVVYELAEAGVLPTSMIDVSDGLASDLLHICAQSGVGAVVFEERIPIDEQTYLAASELNIGPITAAMNGGEDYELLFTVPQASYDLIKNNPKISFIGYITANKEEIVLHTKGDSRVPITAQGWS, from the coding sequence ATGGAAACAAGAACTGAAATAAGCAGCCTGGGTGAGTTCGGGTTGATAAAAAGAATAAATAGCGGAATAAAAACGACATTACCGGATACGATAAGGGGAATTGGTGACGATGCAGCGGTGATTGACACAGGTGAAGAATATGGCCTGCTTTCATCCGATCTGCTCCTGGAAGGCGTGCATTTTGATCTTACATTTTTCCCTCTGAAACATTTAGGTTACAAAGCCATCTCCGTTAATGTTTCGGACATTGCGGCCATGAATGGCATTCCGAGACAAGTCACTGTGAATCTGGCATTAAGCAACCGGTTTTCACTGGAGGCGATAGATGAATTATATGAAGGGATGAAAGTGGCTTGCGCGGATTTTAATGTGGATCTGGTGGGTGGAGATACTTCGTCGTCGAGATCAGGATTACTCATTTCGGTAAGTGTTTTTGGAAAGGTTAATAAGGATAAAATCACTTATAGAAATACGGCGAAACCCAATGATCTGCTTTGTGTTACGGGCGATCTGGGTGGCGCTTATCTGGGTTTGCAATTACTGGAAAGAGAAAAGCAGGTTTTTCTGGCCAATCCTGAAATGCAGCCCGAACTGGAAGGTAAGGATTACGTAATCCAGCGCCAGCTTCGCCCCGAAGCACGTATGGACGTCGTATATGAGCTGGCGGAAGCAGGCGTGTTGCCTACTTCCATGATCGACGTTTCGGATGGACTGGCTTCGGATCTGCTTCACATATGTGCGCAATCGGGTGTGGGTGCGGTGGTTTTTGAAGAGCGGATTCCTATTGATGAGCAAACTTACCTGGCGGCTTCAGAACTGAACATTGGGCCGATAACTGCTGCAATGAACGGTGGTGAAGATTATGAACTGCTTTTTACTGTTCCCCAGGCTTCTTATGATTTGATCAAAAATAATCCTAAAATCAGCTTCATAGGCTACATAACGGCCAATAAAGAGGAAATTGTGCTCCACACCAAAGGCGATAGCCGCGTGCCGATTACGGCCCAGGGTTGGAGCTGA
- a CDS encoding lipocalin family protein, giving the protein MKKSYSLIWCTILALTLIATGCKKKVKPVSERIAKAWTAESVKHGPTVVYTRGGSTNAVPAYSAFRLTLNDASGTKTVSYTDFDGSTFSGVWELDGDSKLILKELTPQPTGSGGTIEFTITSLDDARLVLTRLKTSPKTGGTINEYTLSNP; this is encoded by the coding sequence ATGAAAAAAAGTTACTCTTTAATTTGGTGTACAATACTGGCACTTACCTTGATTGCAACCGGATGTAAGAAAAAAGTGAAGCCCGTTTCAGAACGTATTGCAAAGGCCTGGACGGCAGAATCGGTGAAGCACGGGCCAACAGTTGTTTACACCAGAGGAGGATCCACCAATGCTGTTCCTGCTTACTCGGCTTTCAGACTAACATTAAATGATGCATCCGGCACTAAAACGGTTTCCTATACTGATTTTGACGGCAGCACATTCAGCGGGGTATGGGAACTGGACGGAGATTCCAAGCTGATCCTTAAAGAGTTGACTCCTCAACCAACCGGAAGCGGCGGAACCATTGAATTTACAATCACATCCCTTGATGACGCCAGATTGGTCCTTACCAGACTGAAAACCAGTCCAAAAACGGGCGGAACAATCAACGAATACACATTAAGCAATCCGTAA
- a CDS encoding cytochrome b5 domain-containing protein yields the protein MKEYTKAQLALRNGQDREEIWCAYKGIIYDVGASRLWRNGHHYEHWAGQDLTKELGDAPHTEKVFERFSAIGKLQSQEK from the coding sequence ATGAAAGAATATACAAAAGCGCAGCTCGCGCTGCGGAACGGGCAGGACCGGGAAGAGATCTGGTGTGCATACAAAGGCATTATTTATGACGTGGGCGCGTCGAGACTTTGGCGAAACGGGCATCATTATGAACATTGGGCAGGGCAGGACCTGACCAAAGAATTGGGCGACGCGCCGCACACCGAAAAGGTTTTCGAGCGTTTCAGCGCCATCGGAAAATTGCAGTCACAGGAAAAATAA
- a CDS encoding N-acetylglucosamine kinase has protein sequence MQKSYLIADSGSTKTDWVIKNSEGEHSFQSAGINPFYQTAEEIIPVLEKEVVPNLLGTVEKVYFFGAGCADEKTGKPVFDALTKCFSSANMIEVASDMLGAARGLCGHEPGLACILGTGANNAYYDGANIVRSIGSLGFWLGDEGSGSYLGKTLVVHFLQNELPADLHESFANQYPDLNRLSVLDNAYKKPYPNRYFASFSTFIAAHRTHSFLQNLIENAFTLFVEKYICKHKEAETVPVHFTGSIAFYYQDILKTVLEKKGLTSGRILRSPLEGLLQYYS, from the coding sequence ATGCAGAAATCATACTTAATAGCGGATAGCGGATCAACGAAGACGGACTGGGTCATTAAAAATTCAGAAGGAGAACATTCGTTCCAATCGGCCGGGATCAATCCATTTTACCAGACCGCTGAGGAAATCATTCCGGTTCTGGAAAAGGAAGTTGTTCCTAATCTTCTTGGAACAGTTGAAAAAGTATACTTTTTCGGTGCTGGTTGTGCAGATGAAAAGACTGGTAAGCCTGTTTTTGACGCATTAACGAAGTGCTTTTCTTCGGCTAACATGATCGAAGTTGCGTCTGATATGCTGGGCGCTGCGCGCGGATTGTGCGGGCATGAGCCCGGTTTAGCCTGTATCTTGGGAACGGGGGCAAACAATGCTTATTATGATGGTGCAAACATTGTCCGTTCCATTGGCTCGCTGGGTTTTTGGCTGGGTGATGAAGGAAGCGGTTCTTACTTGGGAAAAACATTGGTTGTTCATTTTTTACAAAATGAACTGCCGGCGGATCTGCATGAAAGTTTTGCTAATCAATATCCCGATCTAAACCGATTATCAGTCTTGGATAATGCTTACAAAAAACCTTATCCTAACCGTTATTTTGCGTCTTTCTCAACATTTATAGCAGCGCACAGAACACATTCATTTTTGCAAAACCTGATTGAAAATGCTTTTACGCTTTTTGTAGAAAAATACATTTGTAAACATAAAGAAGCCGAAACCGTTCCTGTTCATTTTACAGGCTCTATTGCTTTTTATTATCAGGATATTTTAAAAACGGTTTTGGAAAAGAAAGGTTTAACGTCGGGACGCATTCTGCGGTCGCCGCTGGAAGGACTTTTGCAGTATTATTCCTGA